The nucleotide window TAATCCAAATGCTTGCCGATGTCCGTCAGAAAACCATTGAGCCTCTGATAAAAGCTACTGTATTGTCGGGGACTTTAGTTTATACCGATGAATATGCAATCTATAATCGGCTGAATGATTGGGGATACGAGCACGAGAGTGTGAACCATGGGAAAGGGGAGTATGCAAGGGATGACGATGGGGATGGATTCCATGAAGTCCATGTCAACACGATGGAAGGCTTCTGGTCTCTTTTGCGAAGCTGGCTTCGACCGCATCGGGGTATCTCACAGGAAAAACTCCCTTTATATTATCTTGGTTTTTTTGAATTTATTCATAATGCCAGGAAGCGCGGCAAAGCCTTGCTTCACTCTCTGATTGAACTGCTCATTGAATAAGACCCTGGAATCCATATATGGACCCCGAAAACTGGACAATGTGTTAAGATAAAATATAACAGTCCAGAAAGGGGATATTTTGAAACGGAAAAACTATAGTAAAGAATTAAAAAGCAAGGTCGCATTGGCAGCCATAAAAGGAAATCAAACTGTCAATGAGATAGCCTCTGAGTTCGGCATTCATGCCAGTCTTGTAAATCGGTGGAAAAAGGAAGCCATAGAAGCCCTGCCATTGGTTTTTGGCAATAGCAAGGCAAAACAAACCAAAGAAGCCGAAATTGAGCGAGACCGTCTTTATCAAAAGGTTGGTAAACTCCAGGTTGAACTGGATTGGTTAAAAAAAAACACCGGACACCTTTAATGAGTATTGAAGAGAAAAAACAGCGAATTCAACCCAAGCACTCTAAAATCAGTATTCAAAGGCAATGTGAGTTGTGATAGGACTGCCTCGTTCCAGTTATTACCGTGAAAGCCTGGGGGAACAGGAAACGCCTGAAAATATTGAGCTAATGAAACTCATTGACATTGAATATACTGAACATCCGTTCT belongs to Desulfobacula toluolica Tol2 and includes:
- a CDS encoding IS1595 family transposase; protein product: MAGHKGNPEAVARKGRKGRRNRLKGAPGRGTQEKEKPPVFGMIQRCRDVVIQMLADVRQKTIEPLIKATVLSGTLVYTDEYAIYNRLNDWGYEHESVNHGKGEYARDDDGDGFHEVHVNTMEGFWSLLRSWLRPHRGISQEKLPLYYLGFFEFIHNARKRGKALLHSLIELLIE
- a CDS encoding IS3 family transposase, with protein sequence MKRKNYSKELKSKVALAAIKGNQTVNEIASEFGIHASLVNRWKKEAIEALPLVFGNSKAKQTKEAEIERDRLYQKVGKLQVELDWLKKNTGHL